The genome window CAGTGGCGTTCCGTGAAAACAGCGAATAAACCTGCTGCGCGCCGGTGCGCCAAGAAGCAACTCTACTTCTTGCGCGCACTGCTCCTTCCATTCATCAAATTGTTTCCATTCGTGGGCGACATCTCCGCCAAGCCTTGTTGGTCCGATGCACGATACGGGCGCGTGAACTGTGTAGTTCGCTAGTGAAATAATTCGCGTGCGCCCTTCTTCGGCAATTTCGCGAAGCCGTGCCTTTGTACGCGCGAGTCTAGCCGGTGCGCTTGTCAACTGTTCGCCAAGTTTCCCACTGAGCGAATCTCGTTCGAGCCTCACGTGATTAAAAGCGTAGAATGTTGCGGCGACGATCCCCAACGCCATCGCAGTGAGCCAAACCCAGGTCGAGAAGCCGTCCCATCGCGTAATGTCGAGTATGAGGCCGAGAATTCCAAAAAGCTCGCCGATGGCAAGCATCCAGAACCAGCGACCAAGAACGCGAATGAACTCGAATGCGGATTTGCGGTATGCATTCATGAACGCTACTTTCTTGCCGATACGACATTCAGTGCCAACTCTTCTATGGTCGACGCACGCGACAATGGCCAAACGAAACAGGCCGGCGAAATGCCGAGGCGTTGACGCAACGAGGAGCGACCGAGTGTCGTTAGGTAGGTGGCACCAGACGACAATGTGCGTGGCAATGGTCAACCCTTCGACGTACGTTTCGCTTCCGCAACCGTGCCTGAACTAGCGAACTTCAGTCTCGTGGCGCTTTCTCGAAAAACTCGATCGTGTTCCTGTATTTGTGCTCAACTCCAAATGGAATCTCATAGGCTCCCAGCAAGCCAAGAAGCCACGCCAATTCCTTCCCTTCAAGGCACCCGCTCGGACGAAGCGAACGAACATAACATGCTTTCGGCCAGTTTACCGCATAGAGCCTTTGCGGCCCGCCCTTACATGGAATCTCGGCCTCAAACAAAAGAAAATCCGGTTGTTTGGCACCGATGTCACTCGATACATGCTTGCGAATTACGATTGATGCCTTGGGCGTCGCAATGGCCCCGATTAGCTCAGGCTTTTCATACCACGTTGCGGCGTCCGTCACGGCCTTTCCCATGATCAGATTATGTCGGTCGCTTGCAATGTATTTGCCGATTGAGAACGCACCTCGAAGAAATACGGCTCTTGAAAGGCAGAATGACACCAGACGCCGCACGATTGTTGCAAATCCCTTGATCGCCTCATAGATTTCTTCGTCTTTTGCCTCTAATGCAACTATGATCGTATCGTTGAATGTAAACAATTTCGGCAAGAAGATACCGCGGGCTGCCGATTGATCGCTTGCCTTTGCGTCGACGACTTGGCGAAGGTCGTCTTGAAGCTCGACGAAGGATCGAATCTGGTCATCGTCGAAGTTCTTGACGCCAAGTGCGTCGAAGACTCCGACGATGCCGAACGATTGCTCAACTTCCATGGATCTGCCCTTCTTACTCATTCGCGCCAACTCCCTCCAGCACCACCAGCGGTTCTCCATTCGCCGCCATCTTCCGAATATCTTCCGTGATCTTCATCGAGCAGTATTTCGGGCCGCACATGCTGCAGAAGTGGGCGCTTTTGAACGTGTCTTGCGGGAGGGTTTCGTCGTGCATCCGCCGGGCGGTTTCTGGGTCCAGCGAGAGGCGGAATTGTTCGTTCCAGTCGAAGGCGAACCGGGCGCGGCTCAGGGCGTCGTCGCGGTCGCGGGCGCCGGGGCGTTGGCGGGCGAGGTCGGCGGCGTGGGCTGCGATCTTGTAGGCGATTACGCCTTGTTTCACGTCGTCGATCTCCGGCAGGCCGAGATGTTCCTTCGGCGTGACGTAGCAGAGCATCGCCGCGCCGCTCCAGCCGGCTAACGCGGCGCCGATGGCGCTGGTGATGTGGTCGTAGCCGGGGGCGATGTCGGTGACGAGCGGGCCGAGCACGTAGAACGGCGCGCCTTGGCAGATGTCGATCTGGCGCTTGATGTTCATCTCGATCTCGTGCATCGGGATATGCCCGGGGCCTTCGACCATGACTTGCGTGCCTTTGGCCCAGCCTTTCTTGGTGAGCTCGCCGAGGACGTCGAGCTCGGCAAATTGCGCGGCGTCGCTGGCGTCGGCGATGCTGCCGGGGCGGAGGCCGTCGCCGAGGCTCCAGGTGACGTCGTACTCGCGCATGATGTCGCAGAGGTCTTCGAAGTGCGTGTACAGTGGATTCTGTTGTCGATGGGCCATCATCCACTTGGCCATCAGCGAACCGCCGCGGCTGACGATGCCGGTGACGCGCTGCATGGTGAGATGCAGGTGTTCGAGCATGACGCCGCAATGGACGGTCATGTAATCGACGCCTTGCTTGGCCTGATGCTCAACCATGTCGAGGAAATGCTGCGGCCGCATGTCCTCGATATTGCCGCCGAGTTGTTCGAGCATCTGGTAGATCGGCACCGTGCCGATGGGGACCGGCGAGGCGTCGATGATCGCCTGGCGGATGCGATCGATGTCCTTGCCCGTGGAGAGGTCCATCACCGTGTCGGCGCCGAAGTGCACCGCGGTGTGGAGCTTGTCCAACTCCGTTTCGCGATTGCTGGTCACCGCCGAGTTGCCGATGTTGGCATTGATCTTGCAACTCGAGGCGACGCCGATGCACATCGGCTCCAGCTTCTTCTGCAAGTGAACTTTGTTGGCCGGAATCACCATCCGTCCGGCGGCGACTTCATCGCGAATCAACTCCGGCGCCAGTTGCTCGCGCTGGGCGACGAATTCCATCTCCGAAGTAATCTGCCCTGCCCGGGCGGCGAGAAGCTGAGTCATCATGGGCACCTTTGAAAACGGCCGACGGAGGAACAACGTCTATTGCGTGGAATCACCACGGAGGCACGGAGAACACGGAGGGGAGGAGAAAGTTGTTTTGAACCGCAGAGGCGCTGAGAGAGGAGTGGGGAAATTTGAATTCCTAAATTCGAATGTCGAATCAAATTTGAAACTCGAATGCCGAATGACTTGATTCGTCGACGACGACGAAGGTTGGTCGTCGAGCATTCAACAATGAATGCATTCAGATTTCGTCATTCAAATCTGATTCGACATTCCAATTTAGAAATTCAGAATTCCTCTCCGCGTCTCAGCGCCTCCGCGGTTCAAAAAAGCATTCCCCTCACTCTTCCCCTCCGAGTTCTCCGTGCCCTCCGTGGTGAATCCTCGGAGTTGACTCGTCAGCCAGGGTTGTTGGACGTAACTGTAAGTCTCGATTCATCTTAGCGGTGGAGCACTAAGTGTCAATCATGCTCGGCGGCGCTGGCGTCTTGGGCCAGGGATGCGGCCAGATAGCGACCGGTGATGGACTCTTTTGCCTGGGCGACGGCTTCCGGCGTGCCCGTGGCGACGATGCGGCCGCCAGACTCGGCGGCTTCGGGGCCGAGGTCGATGATGTGGTCGGCGGCGCGGATCACGGCCAGGTTATGCTCGACGACGATCAGCGAGTGGTCGGCATCGAGGAGCGCCGTGAAGCAATCGAGCAGTTGGACGATGTCGGCGAAGTGCAGCCCGGTGGTTGGCTCGTCGAGCAGAAACAGACAGCGGCCGCGGCGCTTCGCGCTCAAGTATCCGGCGAGTTTGAGACGCTGTGCCTCGCCGCCGGACAGCGTGTTGGCCGGCTGGCCGAGGCAGATGTAATCGAGCCCGACGTCCATTAGGCGTTTGAGTTTCGTCTGCGCTTTCTTCTGGCCGCGGAAGAACGTGAAGGCCTCGCGGACGGTCATTTCCAAGACGTCGGCGATGTCGCGGCCGCGGTATTTGATCTCCAGCACTTCGCGCCGATATCGCCGCCCGTGACATTGCGGGCATTTCATGTAGACGTCGGCCAGGAACTGCATGTCGACGGCGAGATGGCCGTCCCCTTCGCAAGTGGCGCAGCGGCCGTCGGCGGAGTTGAAGCTGAAATGGCTGGCCGTGTAATTGCGCAATTTGGCGTCGCCGGTGGCGGCGAAGGCGGCGCGGATCTCATCGAAGGCCTTGACGTAGGTCACCGGGTTCGAGCGCGGCGAGCGGCCGATGGGGCTTTGATCGACGAGTTGGCAATCATCGAGCTGCCCGTCGCCTTGCAAGTCGGTGAATTCGAGCGGTTTCGGCGCGTCGAGGCCGAGTCGGCGGCGCACCGCGGGATACAGCGTGTCTTCGATTAGAGTGCTCTTGCCGGATCCGCTGACGCCCGTGACGACGCAGAGGACGCCGAGCGGAAATTCGACGGAGACGTTCTGCAGATTGTGCCCCAGCGCGCCGGTGAGGCGAATCCAGCCATGGTTCGGTTCGCGCCGACGTGACGGCGTGCTGATCAGGCGGCGACCAGCCAAGTAATCACCGGTCAGACTGTTTGGCGCTTTGAGAATTTCCTCCGGCGTCCCTTGAAAGACAAGCTGCCCGCCGCGTTGCCCGGCGCTCGGACCGATCTCGACGAGTTGGTCCGCGGCTTGAATGAACTGTTCGTCATGTTCGACCACGACGACCGTGTTGCCGCGATTGCGCAGACCTTGGACGGAATGCACGAGCCGCTCGGTATCGCGTGGATGCAGTCCGATCGACGGTTCGTCCAGCACATACAGCATGTTGACCAAACTCGAACCGAGCGCCGCCGTGAGCGCCACGCGCTGGGCCTCGCCGCCGCTGAGCGTGCGCAACGTGCGATCGAGGGTGAGATAGCCCAGTCCAACGGCGGCCAGATAGCCCAGCCGCGCGCGGAGTGGCTCGAGCATCACGCGGGCGATCTTGCGTTCCTCGGTGGACAGTTGCAGCGCGTCGAGGAACGCGATGGCGTCGTGCACCTTCAGCGTCAAGACATCGGCGACGTTCTTCCCCGCGATGCGCACCGCCAATGCTTCCGGCCGAAGGCGCGCGCCATGGCACGCCGGGCAGGGCTGATAACTGCGCCACCGGCTCAGAAATACGCGGAGGTGCATCTTGTACTTACGGCGCTCCAGCCACTGGAAGAAACCTCGCAGGCCGCCGAAGTTACGCTCGGGTACGCCGTCATAGACGAGTTGGCGCTGGCGCTCATCAAGTTGACTGTAGGGAACGTCGACGGGAATGCCGTAGTCCTTCGACAGCGCCAGCAGTTCTTCCAACTCGTGCGCGTACGATGGGGTGTTCCACGGGGCGATCGCGCCTTGGCGTAGTGTCTTCTCCGGATTCGGGATCACTAGGTCCAGGTCGATTGAGACGATGT of Planctomycetia bacterium contains these proteins:
- the thiC gene encoding phosphomethylpyrimidine synthase ThiC, translating into MTQLLAARAGQITSEMEFVAQREQLAPELIRDEVAAGRMVIPANKVHLQKKLEPMCIGVASSCKINANIGNSAVTSNRETELDKLHTAVHFGADTVMDLSTGKDIDRIRQAIIDASPVPIGTVPIYQMLEQLGGNIEDMRPQHFLDMVEHQAKQGVDYMTVHCGVMLEHLHLTMQRVTGIVSRGGSLMAKWMMAHRQQNPLYTHFEDLCDIMREYDVTWSLGDGLRPGSIADASDAAQFAELDVLGELTKKGWAKGTQVMVEGPGHIPMHEIEMNIKRQIDICQGAPFYVLGPLVTDIAPGYDHITSAIGAALAGWSGAAMLCYVTPKEHLGLPEIDDVKQGVIAYKIAAHAADLARQRPGARDRDDALSRARFAFDWNEQFRLSLDPETARRMHDETLPQDTFKSAHFCSMCGPKYCSMKITEDIRKMAANGEPLVVLEGVGANE
- the uvrA gene encoding excinuclease ABC subunit UvrA produces the protein MAVPRLIQLRGVEVHNLKHLDLDLPHRKLIVLCGVSGSGKSSLAFDTLYAEGQRRYIESFSAYTRQFLERIEKPAAERIDGIPPAIAVEQRAPNRSSRSTVATTTEANDYLRLLFARLGRVYCITCGREVRRDSSQSVADELARLEAGTRFLVTYPIASLTASEVSATIATLQESGFARVIWDDRTINLADAPPERPPRDGRVHVVVDRLTTVAAAERTRDSLETAFRHGGICHIWTGATGGLTASADERSTVQDGPTLADKPPVAPTSSYLLDGQSWQRTAYSNRFRCDHCARDYPEPDPRLLSFNHPEGACPTCEGFGNIVSIDLDLVIPNPEKTLRQGAIAPWNTPSYAHELEELLALSKDYGIPVDVPYSQLDERQRQLVYDGVPERNFGGLRGFFQWLERRKYKMHLRVFLSRWRSYQPCPACHGARLRPEALAVRIAGKNVADVLTLKVHDAIAFLDALQLSTEERKIARVMLEPLRARLGYLAAVGLGYLTLDRTLRTLSGGEAQRVALTAALGSSLVNMLYVLDEPSIGLHPRDTERLVHSVQGLRNRGNTVVVVEHDEQFIQAADQLVEIGPSAGQRGGQLVFQGTPEEILKAPNSLTGDYLAGRRLISTPSRRREPNHGWIRLTGALGHNLQNVSVEFPLGVLCVVTGVSGSGKSTLIEDTLYPAVRRRLGLDAPKPLEFTDLQGDGQLDDCQLVDQSPIGRSPRSNPVTYVKAFDEIRAAFAATGDAKLRNYTASHFSFNSADGRCATCEGDGHLAVDMQFLADVYMKCPQCHGRRYRREVLEIKYRGRDIADVLEMTVREAFTFFRGQKKAQTKLKRLMDVGLDYICLGQPANTLSGGEAQRLKLAGYLSAKRRGRCLFLLDEPTTGLHFADIVQLLDCFTALLDADHSLIVVEHNLAVIRAADHIIDLGPEAAESGGRIVATGTPEAVAQAKESITGRYLAASLAQDASAAEHD